Proteins encoded in a region of the Altererythrobacter ishigakiensis genome:
- the ppsR gene encoding transcriptional regulator PpsR has translation MPPKKRSIAEHKSFTDTASLFGSIEADSAAALAMSAGDLVLVLDADGKVIDGSADLQAIPEVPGWVSKNWRDIVTPESQNKIDAMLEAARSGDAMHPRQVNLIGPNGDIPVSFVLVDLGGGKGHLAIGRDLREAAALQQRLLQAQQSLERDYLRLRQLETRYRLLFDMSGEPVLIIDHENRRIVEANPAAHAILNAKPGTLVGAKFLSLFHRGAREDLIGFLGGAISASKVSPLNVRLADDEEELWLTANGFRQRGKLYALVRLDAGEIPTSDETSATLGIVESMPDAFVLTDEDWSIVTANIAFAEMIGAASIDQVRGRRLGEFVGRPGIDLELIQNQLVKQGFARNVSSVIGAGEGSEGEPIELSAVVTGEDNAHYGLVIRPTARRLRDLPPTPRDMPRSVEQLTELVGRMSLKDIVRESTDLIERLCIEAALAHTSDNRASAAEILGLSRQSLYSKLHRYNLGNLVSEPD, from the coding sequence ATGCCCCCCAAGAAGCGCAGTATCGCGGAGCACAAAAGCTTCACCGATACGGCTTCGCTTTTTGGATCTATAGAGGCGGATAGCGCGGCTGCGCTTGCCATGAGCGCGGGCGATCTGGTTCTGGTGCTGGATGCGGATGGCAAGGTCATCGATGGGTCGGCCGATCTTCAGGCCATTCCCGAGGTCCCCGGTTGGGTCAGCAAGAACTGGCGTGATATCGTCACTCCTGAAAGCCAGAACAAGATCGATGCGATGCTGGAAGCGGCCAGATCTGGCGACGCCATGCATCCGCGGCAGGTTAATCTGATCGGACCTAACGGAGATATTCCGGTCAGCTTTGTCCTGGTTGATCTTGGTGGCGGTAAAGGCCACTTGGCGATCGGGCGCGATCTGAGAGAAGCCGCGGCGCTTCAGCAGCGTTTATTGCAGGCCCAGCAATCGCTTGAGCGCGACTATTTACGACTTCGGCAGCTTGAGACTCGCTATCGCTTGCTGTTCGACATGTCCGGTGAGCCGGTCTTGATCATTGATCACGAAAACCGGCGCATCGTCGAAGCGAATCCCGCCGCGCACGCAATCCTCAATGCAAAGCCCGGGACACTTGTTGGCGCCAAGTTCCTGTCCCTGTTCCATCGAGGTGCCCGCGAGGATCTGATCGGCTTTTTAGGCGGGGCGATCTCTGCGAGCAAAGTTTCGCCGTTGAATGTTCGGCTTGCAGATGACGAGGAGGAGCTCTGGCTTACGGCCAATGGCTTCCGACAGCGCGGCAAGCTGTATGCCTTGGTCCGTCTGGATGCGGGTGAAATTCCGACAAGCGATGAGACGAGCGCGACACTTGGCATCGTAGAGAGCATGCCAGATGCATTCGTGTTGACTGATGAAGACTGGTCGATCGTTACCGCAAATATTGCATTTGCGGAGATGATAGGCGCCGCCAGCATCGATCAAGTGCGTGGGAGAAGGCTAGGGGAATTTGTCGGTCGGCCAGGAATTGACCTCGAACTGATCCAGAATCAGCTGGTAAAGCAGGGGTTTGCCCGAAATGTCAGCAGCGTGATCGGCGCCGGCGAGGGGTCTGAAGGCGAACCTATCGAACTTTCCGCTGTAGTTACCGGTGAGGACAATGCGCACTATGGATTGGTCATCCGCCCAACTGCGCGGCGTTTGCGCGATCTGCCGCCTACGCCGCGTGACATGCCGCGCTCGGTCGAGCAGTTGACAGAACTCGTTGGTCGGATGTCGCTGAAGGATATCGTTCGCGAGAGTACAGACCTGATTGAGCGTCTCTGTATCGAAGCCGCTCTCGCTCATACCTCTGACAATCGTGCATCAGCCGCTGAGATATTGGGACTGAGCCGTCAGAGCCTCTACTCCAAGCTGCACCGGTATAATCTTGGGAATTTGGTTTCAGAGCCAGACTGA
- a CDS encoding cobalamin B12-binding domain-containing protein: MTSKSGAGRTVSKSAGSDVSPARKTAGATSRSKAGNDNAQSPINSLIQKEVIPRLLMSHSIDGARTDFFQGRRAKEAEAKKFAELPLTNEADFMLAEVERLRRAGVSTESIFVDLLAASARRLGQMWEDDECDFVEVTLGIWRLQEVMRDCALRSIAESESKGAPSSALFTPMPGDQHNFGALMLEEVFANAGWQTEVLLEPNRHELLHLLAERIFHVVGLTISCDYPSQKISELITAIRSVSKNPEVHVLIGGRFVNGDKTIAVKTGADGTAPNARSALALANSLVAQTELAGTPVT, from the coding sequence ATGACTAGTAAATCTGGCGCTGGCAGAACGGTTTCAAAAAGTGCGGGCAGCGACGTGTCGCCTGCGCGCAAAACGGCTGGAGCTACCAGCCGTTCAAAAGCGGGCAATGACAACGCGCAAAGCCCGATTAATAGCCTGATTCAAAAGGAAGTTATTCCTCGCCTGTTGATGTCTCATTCGATTGACGGCGCACGCACCGATTTCTTTCAGGGTCGCCGGGCCAAAGAAGCAGAGGCGAAGAAATTTGCTGAGCTCCCCCTTACGAATGAAGCGGATTTCATGCTGGCGGAAGTGGAAAGACTCAGGCGGGCGGGTGTCAGCACCGAGAGCATTTTCGTTGATTTGCTGGCCGCCTCTGCACGGCGATTGGGCCAGATGTGGGAAGATGACGAGTGTGATTTCGTAGAAGTCACGCTTGGCATTTGGCGCCTGCAGGAGGTTATGCGGGACTGCGCCTTGCGTTCCATTGCAGAATCCGAATCGAAAGGTGCCCCAAGTTCGGCGCTATTTACACCCATGCCTGGTGACCAGCACAATTTCGGCGCCTTGATGCTTGAGGAGGTCTTTGCGAATGCAGGCTGGCAAACTGAGGTGTTGCTTGAGCCCAATCGGCACGAACTGCTGCATCTGCTTGCCGAACGAATCTTTCATGTCGTTGGATTGACCATCAGCTGTGATTACCCTAGCCAAAAAATCTCTGAACTGATCACGGCAATAAGAAGTGTTTCAAAGAATCCTGAAGTTCATGTCCTCATCGGCGGTCGGTTCGTAAATGGGGACAAGACCATCGCAGTCAAAACCGGAGCAGACGGGACCGCGCCAAACGCACGATCCGCACTCGCTCTCGCCAACAGCCTTGTCGCGCAAACGGAGCTCGCCGGCACGCCTGTCACTTGA